One genomic segment of Sminthopsis crassicaudata isolate SCR6 chromosome 4, ASM4859323v1, whole genome shotgun sequence includes these proteins:
- the C4H6orf132 gene encoding uncharacterized protein C6orf132 homolog produces MKKNQSVQGTFSKLFGKKHTTPTTTSLYATNPPWIFTQEVPLEGTRNFDGIYYGDNQFNTVSESGTATLKPRPRVRPLLTFLPLNAQENHGLAVPTPSVPEDFADKEVTNKGSSLQVNGNLRLYSSVGDLRSGHYGEEPIIPPPPVGPAPGPPPDVLMFKGESPPPPPPSMAPPPPPLLLEPEPPPPPNMAPPPPPVSGALSPPSTLSSPPTPTPPDFIPPAPPLAFLAPPPPPMPAPGPPVPESPHTPTGPRFFSSGGVSKWKSETVLNGGQSEAHKNSPPRSPAAPSESKADPHLTFPRSFKVPPPAPVRTSSIPVQESPKDPQEEEVPSKKISNRLPLPPSFHIRPASQVYPDGTQEPDGPRKPQDTVPASPQPNQTSPRINSRTATSPPASPLPPPAPPLPPEAPPLPVIEKVPVPLTGLGKGPKSSSPIPKPKTPTPVTEVSSDPVDWRDPKQMDKLRSELAAYLCGSKREERSSCNGTGPTPLSKAGENKDKSPNLTKKEPSPSLTLPPVDYAPAEPPTSSVQRIRSELEALMAPSMEKEARPATSLLSPKPSADTRRISENGTGDAKFPKPVAKKLPLLPSPPKPEAEKEPSVLIAKTLEKATDPQPPTISSSLPAKGSLLVPLKPDKMETPPSPAPAPKTPLAKEEASVLYKLHQGQDQGQGHDQDQVQAHSGQDIAVVIPSPVKKEPEGIKENGKLSVKSPRDDRSDGEILRHPVTGEVVEKGSPMALLLAAKQRAQKGRARGSALGRSSLPGSLRGNRNQSESVSESIIYSEIRPNSFTVVPKPMREVEQAPQVSPSTQHDRPSKWGSPASKGPVTSEFQPRQKWSKEEPQASLGQERPASSYSPQSRLLPKSFSSPSSPSYKGGEEEEEEFNFEVIPPPPEFSNDTALPNLPPAPAPAPFPTPTYLGHRGSPLRNSFSDYGQTLDLGLPGYERPSPSGSPGSTYSRYYPGVHYSGSGGLERFSSGGRSLIKKRLYLNEPRRSPGPQRCGPGGGTARSLSTPNAFGPQPGGTYGSGHGGTEMRRVNSSGRVPGGLHTRRLSLEGTGRNGPYGGGAVGSGGPGENIYKISNADYSFVPATSRSSPSSAKYSSPLNTFTVRPGTRQPISYVYSGAHRKATS; encoded by the exons AATGCCCAGGAAAATCATGGACTGGCTGTGCCAACCCCATCTGTCCCAGAGGATTTTGCTGACAAAGAAGTAACAAATAAAG gcAGTTCCCTGCAAGTCAATGGTAACCTCCGACTATATAGCTCTGTGGGTGACCTGAGATCTGGGCATTATGGTGAAGAGCCCATCATCCCTCCACCCCCCGTGGGCCCAGCCCCAGGACCACCTCCAGATGTCTTGATGTTTAAGGGAGagtccccaccccctcctccaccTTCTATGGcacccccacctcctcccttactGCTGGAACCagagcccccacccccacccaacaTGGCCCCACCTCCACCACCTGTGTCTGGGGCTCTGTCTCCTCCATCCACACTTTCCTCCCCACCAACCCCCACCCCTCCGGACTTcatccctccagcccctcccctagccTTCTTggcccccccaccccctcctatGCCAGCACCGGGACCCCCAGTTCCAGAGTCTCCTCATACCCCAACAGGACCTCGCTTCTTCTCTTCTGGTGGTGTCTCCAAATGGAAATCAGAGACTGTGCTAAATGGGGGGCAGTCTGAGGCCCACAAGAACAGCCCTCCCAGAAGCCCCGCTGCTCCTTCTGAGTCTAAGGCTGACCCTCATCTTACCTTCCCCCGTTCCTTCAAGGTGCCCCCCCCAGCACCTGTCAGGACCTCATCCATCCCAGTTCAAGAGTCTCCTAAAGACCCCCAAGAGGAGGAAGTGCCTTCTAAGAAGATCTCAAACCGGCTTCCCTTACCACCCAGCTTCCATATCCGCCCTGCATCCCAGGTATATCCTGATGGGACTCAGGAGCCAGACGGCCCCAGGAAGCCCCAAGACACTGTGCCAGCCAGTCCTCAACCTAACCAAACCAGCCCCAGAATAAACAGCAGAACAGCAACATCACCCCCAGCATCTCCATTACCACCCCCAGcaccccctctccccccagaGGCTCCCCCTCTGCCGGTGATCGAAAAGGTCCCAGTGCCACTGACAGGGCTTGGGAAAGGCCCCAAATCAAGTTCTCCCATCCCCAAACCCAAAACTCCCACCCCAGTGACTGAGGTCTCCTCAGATCCTGTGGACTGGCGTGATCCCAAACAAATGGACAAACTGAGAAGCGAGCTGGCTGCTTACCTCtgtggctcaaagagagaagaaCGTTCCTCCTGCAATGGGACTGGTCCCACTCCTCTCTCCAAAGCCGGAGAGAACAAAGACAAAAGTCCCAATTTAACCAAGAAAGAGCCTTCCCCAAGCCTGACTCTCCCTCCTGTGGACTATGCCCCAGCAGAACCCCCAACTTCAAGTGTCCAGCGCATCAGGAGTGAGCTGGAAGCCCTGATGGCCCCCTCAATGGAGAAGGAAGCTAGGCCAGCCACAAGTCTCCTATCCCCTAAGCCCTCAGCAGACACCAGGAGGATATCGGAGAATGGGACTGGGGATGCCAAATTTCCTAAGCCAGTGGCCAAGAAGCTCCCATTGTTACCCAGTCCACCCAAACCTGAAGCAGAAAAGGAACCCAGCGTCCTCATAGCCAAGACTCTCGAGAAAGCCACAGATCCTCAGCCACCAACAATATCTTCTTCCCTTCCGGCTAAGGGTTCCCTTTTGGTGCCTCTGAAACCTGATAAGATGGAGACCCCTCCTTCACCAGCCCCTGCACCAAAGACTCCCCTAGCCAAAGAGGAAGCATCAGTTCTCTACAAACTCCACCAGGGTCAGGACCAGGGCCAGGGCCATGATCAGGACCAGGTCCAGGCCCATTCTGGCCAGGATATTGCTGTAGTAATACCCAGCCCTGTCAAGAAGGAGCctgaaggaataaaggaaaatggaaagctaTCGGTTAAAAGCCCTAGAGATGATCGATCAGATGGGGAGATCCTCAGACACCCAGTGACAGGGGAGGTGGTAGAAAAGGGATCTCCAATGGCCTTACTCCTGGCTGCCAAACAGAGGGCCCAGAAGGGACGGGCCAGGGGAAGTGCCCTGGGCCGGTCCTCATTGCCAGGGAGTCTCCGTGGCAATAGAAATCAATCAGAGTCTGTCTCTGAAAGCATCATCTATAGTGAGATCAGGCCCAACTCCTTCACAGTTGTGCCCAAGCCCATGAGAGAAGTAGAACAGGCTCCCCAGGTATCCCCATCAACTCAGCACGACAGACCCAGCAAGTGGGGGTCCCCAGCTTCAAAAGGTCCAGTGACTTCAGAGTTCCAGCCCAGGCAAAAATGGTCAAAAGAAGAACCTCAGGCTTCCCTGGGCCAGGAGAGACCAGCCTCTTCCTACAGCCCCCAAAGCCGCCTGCTGCCCAAGTCCTTCTCTTCACCATCCTCCCCTTCATACAAAGGaggtgaggaagaggaggaagaatttaACTTTGAGGTCATCCCGCCACCTCCTGAGTTTAGCAACGATACTGCTCTGCCTAACCTGCCTCCTGCCCCAGCCCCAGCTCCTTTCCCAACCCCCACTTACCTGGGCCATAGAGGCTCTCCTCTCCGAAACAGCTTCTCGGACTATGGCCAGACCTTAGACCTGGGTCTTCCGGGCTATGAGCGGCCATCACCCTCAGGATCCCCGGGAAGTACCTACTCCCGCTACTATCCTGGTGTTCACTACAGCGGGAGCGGGGGCTTGGAACGCTTCTCAAGTGGGGGCCGCTCCCTCATTAAGAAACGTCTATACCTCAATGAGCCTCGGAGGAGCCCTGGACCCCAACGCTGTGGCCCAGGCGGTGGAACTGCCCGAAGTCTGAGCACCCCAAATGCTTTTGGGCCCCAACCTGGTGGGACATATGGGTCTGGACATGGAGGAACAGAGATGCGTCGTGTAAATTCTTCAGGCCGAGTGCCTGGAGGTCTGCATACACGAAGGCTGTCCCTGGAAGGGACTGGAAGGAATGGACCTTATGGAGGAGGAGCAGTTGGCAGTGGTGGACCTGGggagaatatatacaaaatatctaATGCAGACTACAGCTTTGTCCCAGCAACCAGCAG GTCCTCCCCCAGCAGTGCTAAATACAGCAGTCCCCTCAACACTTTCACAGTGCGGCCTGGAACCCGACAACCAATTTCCTACGTATACTCTGGAGCACATAGAAAAGCCACATCCTGA